The following proteins are co-located in the Mus caroli chromosome 7, CAROLI_EIJ_v1.1, whole genome shotgun sequence genome:
- the LOC110299400 gene encoding olfactory receptor 2AT4-like, with translation MENIACNGSGNSQTSFYLTGIPSLQKSLFLPVFLIFLLFYLLILVGNTLILVAVVAEPSLHKPMYFFLINLSALDILFTTTTVPKMLSLLLLGDHFLSFPACFLQMYLFHSFSCSEAFILVVMAYDRYVAICRPLHYPVHMTPQTNTALAASAWITALLLPIPAVVQTSQMAFDNIAYIYHCFCDHLAVVQASCSDTTPQTLMGFSIAMVVSFLPLLLVLLSYARILASVLRINSKEGRSKAFSTCSSHLLVVGTYYSSIAIAYVAYRADLPVDFHIMGNVVYAILTPVLNPLIYTLRNKDVKAAITKMMCHQDPKSIGKP, from the coding sequence ATGGAAAACATAGCCTGTAATGGGTCAGGAAACTCTCAGACCAGCTTCTACCTTACAGGCATCCCCTCTCTACAAAAATCGCTCTTCCTTCCCGtcttcctcatctttctcctcttctacctGCTCATCCTGGTGGGGAACACCCTGATCCTGGTGGCTGTGGTGGCCGAACCCAGCCTCCACAagcccatgtacttcttcctaaTCAACCTCTCAGCTCTAGACATCCTCTTCACCACAACCACTGTCCCGAAGAtgctgtccctgctcctgctgggagaccacttcctcagtttccctgcctgcttcctgcagaTGTATTTGTTCCACAGCTTCTCCTGCTCAGAAGCCTTCATCCTGGTGgtcatggcctatgaccgctatgtggctatCTGCCGCCCTCTGCACTACCCCGTCCACATGACCCCACAGACAAACACTGCACTGGCAGCCAGTGCCTGGATCACCGCCCTCCTCCTGCCCATCCCAGCAGTGGTACAGACTTCCCAGATGGCGTTTGACAACATTGCCTACATCTACCACTGCTTCTGTGACCACCTGGCTGTGGTCCAGGCCTCCTGCTCAGATACCACTCCCCAGACACTCATGGGCTTCTCCATCGCCATGGTGgtgtccttcctccccctcctcctggtgCTCCTCTCCTATGCCCGCATCTTGGCCTCAGTGCTTCGGATCAACTCCAAGGAAGGGCGTTCCAAAGCCTTCTCTACCTGCAGTTCCCACCTCCTGGTGGTGGGCACCTACTACTCGTCCATTGCCATAGCCTATGTGGCCTACCGGGCTGACCTCCCTGTAGACTTCCACATCATGGGCAATGTAGTCTATGCAATTCTCACCCCTGTTCTCAACCCTCTCATCTACACCCTGAGGAACAAAGATGTCAAGGCGGCCATCACTAAAATGATGTGTCACCAGGATCCAAAGAGTATTGGAAAGCCCTAA